The following coding sequences are from one Planctomycetota bacterium window:
- a CDS encoding nucleoside phosphorylase — translation MAADYPILDFDPSRDAVIEPGKITERLDVPEHCVPCFFRDVVQKVAKSRRARVVAEQKWEHGSHLLYEINVEGRRLAFFQPGVGAPLSAGLLEEAIARGCRKFIACGGAGVLDRTIAAGHVLVPSVALRDEGTSYHYLPPGREVAASPQAVAAIEATLQRHGVEYMVGKTWTTDAPYRETPEMVRRRRAEGCLTVEMEAAAFFAVAQFRGVAFAQLLYGGDDVSGADWDHRDWWHRASTREKLFWLAAEACLSL, via the coding sequence CGGGCAAGATCACCGAACGCCTCGACGTGCCCGAGCACTGCGTGCCGTGCTTCTTCCGGGACGTGGTGCAGAAGGTGGCCAAGAGCCGGCGCGCTCGGGTCGTGGCCGAGCAGAAGTGGGAGCATGGCTCCCATCTGCTCTATGAGATCAACGTCGAGGGACGGCGGCTGGCCTTCTTCCAGCCGGGCGTGGGCGCGCCGCTGTCGGCCGGCCTGCTCGAGGAGGCGATCGCCCGCGGCTGCCGCAAGTTCATCGCCTGCGGGGGGGCCGGCGTGCTCGACCGCACGATTGCCGCGGGCCACGTGCTCGTGCCGTCCGTCGCCCTCCGCGACGAGGGCACCTCCTACCACTACCTGCCGCCCGGCCGCGAGGTGGCCGCCAGCCCCCAAGCCGTTGCCGCCATCGAGGCCACGCTCCAGAGGCACGGCGTCGAGTACATGGTCGGCAAGACGTGGACCACCGACGCCCCGTACCGCGAGACGCCCGAGATGGTGCGGCGGCGGCGCGCCGAGGGCTGCCTGACCGTCGAGATGGAGGCCGCGGCCTTCTTCGCCGTCGCCCAGTTCCGCGGCGTCGCCTTCGCCCAGCTCCTCTACGGCGGCGACGACGTGAGCGGGGCCGACTGGGACCACCGCGACTGGTGGCATCGCGCTTCGACCCGCGAGAAGCTCTTCTGGCTCGCCGCCGAGGCGTGCCTGAGTCTTTGA